A region of the Bacillus sp. NP247 genome:
CTTCCTTTTATTAAAAAGTAAACACCGTGAGTAGTCGCAACAGCTATTACAGCGTATCCAATTAATACGTGAAACTGTTTTATGAAAAGATATAGCTCTTTAATCATTTTAAATCCGTGCATATTTTTCTTCTTTAAAAATAACCATATTTGACGTAAAAACCATAATGATGTAGCTAGAATTGCCCCATATTCACCGAAAGAACCTAATTTCTTATTTAACCATTTTACATTTAATACATTCCCGTAAAAAACATTAATAAATAGCAATTCTACACTGCAAATAATAATAGTAATGCCTATTATTTTAACATACATATGGAAATGTTTATTTCTAAGTATTTTCTCCATTTTATATAATCCCCTTTTGACTCAAAAGCTCTATAATCAGCAGTGTATCAAGTAAAAGAGAGAATAACATGAGAGAAAGATTAAAATAAAATGAGAATCTGCAAACTAATTATATTTTGTTTATATCCTTTTTGGCCAATTCTAATATATTGCAAATAAACAGTGCTTTTGCATTTGTATATGAAACACGATCAAAAGGATATGTAGCAGCAAGTCTTTTTTTTAATTCGCTATATTCTTTTCGTGCCCATTCATGTTTTATGAGAAAATCTCGAAATAATAGGTTGTTCCTCCATTCTTCACTATTATAAATATAAACATGTAAATGGTGGGTACCAGCTCTCCATTTACCTTTTCTAAAAAAACGCCAATTAGGTGTTTTTTTAGGAACATATTCATAGCCAATTTCTTTTAGGTCTTCCCTCCAATTTTCGGTAATTTGTAAATTTGTTACACCAATCATCATATCAATAAGAGGTTTAGCCCCTAATCCTTCTACGGCTGTGCTTCCTATATGTTCAATAGCAATAATTTCTTCATGGAGTAGCGGTACAATTTTATTTTTTTCATTTAAAAACTCTTTATGCCAATAATGTTGGTACGGTTTAATTATGATTTTTCCATCCATTTTCTTCCCTCCTTATAACTGTACATTATTATATTTATAAAATTTAAGTTTATTAACCTAGGGATTTCACAAAATATGTCGAATACTGTAATAGACAACTTAAGTATATTAAATATGAGGTGAATTATGAAAGATATTCCAGTTAAAATTCAGTTAGATACTATAACATTCCAACTAAAAAAACATCATAATTTTGATTGGCTTACAAAACTAGGTACAGTATTTGCGGTTTTTGACCAACAAGATTCCGGTAATATAAGTTTTGGTGTTGAAAAGAATGGGAAAAAGAACTTTATTAAATATGCAGGGGCACAAACACTCGCATATAATGCTTCTACAAAAGAAGCTATAAAAAGATTAAAAAGCTCAGTTACTATATACAATGAATTAAAACACGTTTCTCTTATAAGTTTAATTGATCACTACCCTGTACAACATGGATATGTTTTAATTTTCGATTGGTTTGACGGTGAATGTCTTCACCCGCACTGGAGTTTCCCGCCCCCAGCAAAATATAATGATCCTAACTCACCATTTTATAAATATAAAAAATTATCCGTTAAAAATAGACTAATTTCATTAAATTCTATTTTTAATTTCCATACTTACGTTGAACACAAAAACTATGTAGCTATTGATTTTTATGACGGTAGTATTTTGTACAACTTTAAAACTAATAAAACAAAAATTTGTGATATTGATTTATACAGTAACAAACCGTATGTAAATAAGATGGGGCGACTGTGGGGATCATCTCGTTTTATGTCACCTGAAGAGTTTCAACTTAATGCTATAATAGACGGGAAAACTAATGTATTTAATATGGGGGCTATGGCTTTCGCACTATTAGGTGGCGGGCAAGATCATTCCTTTATGAAATGGGAAGCTAGTGAAGGCTTATATGAAGTAGCATACCGTGCTGTAAATGAAAATCGTAGTGAGCGCTATGCGTCAATGGACGAGTTTAATAATGCATGGTTAAAAGTCTATAACGCTGAAAAGCTATAAAAACTACATACATTATAAAATGTGTATGTAAAACTTGTACTTTTATAATGTATAATACATATGGGATTGAAATTCAGAATAACGGGGCATGTATTATGAACTTTGTTTACATTAATCAAAATGTTTTAAATAATCTTCTATATATTTTAAGTAGTATATTTGTTTTTTATTTTATTTATGATAGTGGATACTTTAGGAAGAAATACAAGAAACTGCTTATCATTCTTTGTACGAGCATACCACTAATTTTATGTATGCGGTACCCCATCTATATGGATGAAAATTGTATTCACGATTTAAGACAAATCCCCTTTTTAATTGGTACACTTTATGGTGGATTTCCTGTCGGTATTGCATTACTCATGATTTTATTAATAACACGTTTTATGTTTTATGGTTTTAGCCTGTTAACACTCATTGTGTATGGAACGATGTTAATAATTACAGCATTCGCATCATCAAAATTTAATACATACAATAGAAAAATGAAAGTAACTTCATCCATATTTTTAACTTTTTTCCTTGCAGTTTTTACAACAGTAATTGTTTTAACTCTATCGGATTTTGAAGTGAATAATTTGTACATTATTTATTTCATTCTATTACCAACTTTTTTAATATTATTTATGGTCTATTTTAATGAAGTTTTAAAAGATGCAATATGCATGCGCTCAAAATTAATAAAAGTTGAAAAAATGGAGATTGTCAGCCAACTCGCTGCAAGTATTTCACATGAAGTACGGAACCCCTTGACGGTTGTAAAAGGATTTACACAACTTTTAAAAACACCCAATATAACTCAACAATCCAGAGATGAATATATTGAACATATACTTGAAGAATTAAATCGTGCACAGGCAATTATTGATGATTACTTAACTTTTGCCAAACCCGCTTCAGAAAAACTAGATCGTATTTCAGTGGAGCACGAGTTACATCGAGTTATAAAAATGATGGTGCCTTTATGTAATATGAATAATATTAATATTACACAAGAGTTCTCTGAGGGAATAATTATCGGTAATACACAGCACTTTCATCAATGTTTTTTAAATTTAATAAAAAACAGTATAGAAGCAATGCCAAGTGGCGGTAATCTAATTATTTCTGCATCTGTTAGTAATAATAAAGTCATAATACGAATTCAAGATAGTGGAATTGGAATGTCTCAAGAGCAAATTAATCGATTTGGCGAACCATATTTTAGTACAAAAACGAAAGGTACTGGCTTGGGAACAATGGTTGCTGTAAAAATTATCGAAACGATGCGTGGCACATTGAAAATCCAAAGTGTTATAAATAAAGGAACTACCTTAACTATCACTTTACCTAAATGCAATAATGAGGAGATTTCGTATAATAAATGAAAAAGGAGCTATTAAGCTCCTTTTTCATTTATTTCGACACAAAAAGTATCTGCTATGTTTTTTTAGTTTACATTTAGTAGAGACTAATTAGAAATTAGTACCCTTAGCTCCAACAGCTACATCCAACAATAATTAATAAAATAAATAACACAACTAATAATGCGAAACCTCCACCAAAACCACAAGAACCGCCGAAACTCATATTTTCTCCTCCTTTTGGTTTGAAAACTAATAGGTAGTTGATCATTTTAACTGGTTCGTATTATACAGTATGTGTATCTCCCTTTTTTGAGCATGTCTTCATAAAATTAGTAAAAGCACTCTATTGAGAGTGCTTTAAAATGGGTACCAGAAACTTTGGAATACATTCAGCTTTAAGTAAACTGCAATAACCAAAATGATAATACCAACAAAAAGTGTGATATAATCCTCCTTTTGTGCGTCCTTTGCATAGTACCACGTTCGTTTATCTTTTTTTCCAAACCCTCTTAAATCCATTGCATTTGAAACAGTATCAATCCTTTCTAATGAATGAATAATAAGTGGCCAAAAAATTAAAACACGGTTTTTCATACGAATCCACAAACTCGCTTCTCCTTTTTCAAAAGGTACGCCTCTTGCTTCCTGTGCGTGTCTAATGATAATATATTCGGATTGAATACTTGGTATATAACGCAGTGCAATATTTATTGCATATGTAATTTTATAAGGAACAGCAAATTTATTTAAGCTGCTTACAAATTCACTTGGATGAGTTGTATAAATAAAAAGAAGTGTAAATGGTAATAACGTAAAATATTTCAATGAAAGTGTAGCGGCATAAAATAATGTTTCATATGTAATTGTTGCATAACCTATACGAAAAAAAGAGGTATACGTTCCCGTTAATTCCGATCCATAGGTGGGCGTAATGAAAAGAATCATAACGGAATTTAATAAACTAAATGTAAATATAACGCTGAAAATAACTATAATTTTACGCAATTGAATTTTTGCAATTAAGAGGCCGACACATCCAATAATAAATAAAATTAGCAATATACGAAAATCAAAAAATAAAAAAGTAAGTGTCATACAAAATATAAATAAAGATAATTTAATTGCACCATCCATACGATGAAAATACGTATTATGCATATTCCTCCCTCCTATTAGCCTCAATATAAAGTTTCACAAACTTTTCTGGAGTTGGAATTCCGCTTAATTTGGCTAGTTTTATTAATGAAATCTCCCGTAGATTAGCTCTTTGTAACGTTCCTTGATCCCCTA
Encoded here:
- a CDS encoding YjcZ family sporulation protein is translated as MSFGGSCGFGGGFALLVVLFILLIIVGCSCWS
- a CDS encoding serine/threonine-protein kinase, which encodes MKDIPVKIQLDTITFQLKKHHNFDWLTKLGTVFAVFDQQDSGNISFGVEKNGKKNFIKYAGAQTLAYNASTKEAIKRLKSSVTIYNELKHVSLISLIDHYPVQHGYVLIFDWFDGECLHPHWSFPPPAKYNDPNSPFYKYKKLSVKNRLISLNSIFNFHTYVEHKNYVAIDFYDGSILYNFKTNKTKICDIDLYSNKPYVNKMGRLWGSSRFMSPEEFQLNAIIDGKTNVFNMGAMAFALLGGGQDHSFMKWEASEGLYEVAYRAVNENRSERYASMDEFNNAWLKVYNAEKL
- a CDS encoding HAMP domain-containing sensor histidine kinase produces the protein MYNTYGIEIQNNGACIMNFVYINQNVLNNLLYILSSIFVFYFIYDSGYFRKKYKKLLIILCTSIPLILCMRYPIYMDENCIHDLRQIPFLIGTLYGGFPVGIALLMILLITRFMFYGFSLLTLIVYGTMLIITAFASSKFNTYNRKMKVTSSIFLTFFLAVFTTVIVLTLSDFEVNNLYIIYFILLPTFLILFMVYFNEVLKDAICMRSKLIKVEKMEIVSQLAASISHEVRNPLTVVKGFTQLLKTPNITQQSRDEYIEHILEELNRAQAIIDDYLTFAKPASEKLDRISVEHELHRVIKMMVPLCNMNNINITQEFSEGIIIGNTQHFHQCFLNLIKNSIEAMPSGGNLIISASVSNNKVIIRIQDSGIGMSQEQINRFGEPYFSTKTKGTGLGTMVAVKIIETMRGTLKIQSVINKGTTLTITLPKCNNEEISYNK
- a CDS encoding GrpB family protein encodes the protein MDGKIIIKPYQHYWHKEFLNEKNKIVPLLHEEIIAIEHIGSTAVEGLGAKPLIDMMIGVTNLQITENWREDLKEIGYEYVPKKTPNWRFFRKGKWRAGTHHLHVYIYNSEEWRNNLLFRDFLIKHEWARKEYSELKKRLAATYPFDRVSYTNAKALFICNILELAKKDINKI
- a CDS encoding energy-coupling factor transporter transmembrane protein EcfT; its protein translation is MHNTYFHRMDGAIKLSLFIFCMTLTFLFFDFRILLILFIIGCVGLLIAKIQLRKIIVIFSVIFTFSLLNSVMILFITPTYGSELTGTYTSFFRIGYATITYETLFYAATLSLKYFTLLPFTLLFIYTTHPSEFVSSLNKFAVPYKITYAINIALRYIPSIQSEYIIIRHAQEARGVPFEKGEASLWIRMKNRVLIFWPLIIHSLERIDTVSNAMDLRGFGKKDKRTWYYAKDAQKEDYITLFVGIIILVIAVYLKLNVFQSFWYPF